A single window of Chitinophaga sp. XS-30 DNA harbors:
- a CDS encoding pirin family protein, with protein sequence MATVKKAAHVYKGAAAHMVGDGFKVQNLFPNGNRIIGKQLSPFFLLDYAAPSYFPPSDQPRGVDEHPHRGFETVTIAYQGTLQHRDSGGNAGRIGPGDVQWMTAASGVVHEEKHDEEFTKNGGTLEMVQLWVNLPRAHKMDKPRYQSLQKDDIPVIRYDDGSYVRLIAGEWEGQQGAAKTFTPLNVFDMQLKAGKTIQLSLPDGHNAGLVVMKGEVSINDSHQAKAVEIAVFEQAGENITVTAREDSSLLLLSGEPIQEPVFAYGPFVMNTKDEIITAIDDFNNGKMGRLN encoded by the coding sequence ATGGCAACGGTTAAAAAAGCAGCACATGTTTACAAAGGCGCCGCAGCCCATATGGTGGGCGACGGGTTTAAGGTGCAGAACCTTTTCCCCAACGGCAATCGCATCATCGGGAAGCAGCTCAGCCCTTTTTTCCTGCTGGATTATGCCGCTCCCAGCTATTTTCCGCCTTCTGACCAGCCTCGTGGCGTGGATGAACATCCGCACAGGGGATTTGAGACAGTGACCATCGCTTATCAGGGCACGCTGCAGCACCGGGATTCCGGCGGTAATGCCGGCCGTATTGGTCCTGGTGACGTACAGTGGATGACTGCAGCCTCCGGTGTGGTGCACGAAGAAAAACATGATGAGGAATTCACAAAAAACGGCGGTACCCTTGAAATGGTACAATTATGGGTGAATCTGCCCAGGGCGCATAAAATGGACAAGCCCCGTTACCAATCCCTGCAAAAAGATGATATTCCCGTTATCCGCTATGATGACGGCAGTTATGTGCGGCTGATCGCAGGTGAATGGGAAGGGCAGCAGGGGGCGGCAAAAACCTTCACCCCGCTTAACGTTTTTGATATGCAGCTGAAAGCGGGCAAAACCATTCAGCTCAGTCTGCCGGACGGGCATAATGCCGGCCTCGTGGTGATGAAAGGTGAAGTAAGTATCAATGACAGCCATCAGGCCAAGGCAGTGGAGATCGCTGTATTTGAGCAGGCCGGTGAAAACATAACGGTCACCGCCCGGGAGGATAGTTCCCTGCTGTTGCTGAGCGGAGAGCCGATACAGGAACCCGTCTTCGCTTACGGCCCCTTTGTTATGAATACGAAAGACGAGATCATCACGGCGATAGATGATTTCAACAACGGCAAGATGGGCCGCCTGAATTAA
- a CDS encoding glycosyltransferase family 4 protein — MENVIIATVLSFVITYFAIPVLIRVAELKHLYDEPDERKSHKSRIPTLGGLGFFAGFLLATAVCAPAQQAFPLQYLLAAFFIIFIVGMKDDIVGLSPVKKLIGQLVAAFAIIYLGNLQIQSMYGFFGIGQLPYHFSLLLTYFTFIVVINAFNLIDGVDGLAGSIGMLVSAVLGAYFLYANELLYAVMGFSMAAGLAAFLIFNITPAKIFMGDTGSLLVGLVNATLIVKFIEVAGNPAGKMPLQAVPGIAFAILIVPLFDTLRVFAIRMSRGRSPFTADRHHIHHYMLALGLSHRQTTLVAVLFNIGFIGMAYSLQYIGSTYLLLLVGSTAFVLTSVLFVLKRKKETARTTIIVAEPVEVPQTITKPKILRMNPEGVLQDK; from the coding sequence ATGGAGAATGTAATTATCGCGACTGTCCTGAGTTTCGTTATAACCTACTTTGCCATCCCCGTTCTGATCCGGGTGGCTGAGTTAAAGCATCTTTATGACGAACCAGACGAGCGCAAATCACATAAGTCCCGTATCCCAACGCTAGGCGGTCTGGGCTTTTTTGCAGGTTTCCTGCTGGCAACCGCTGTTTGTGCCCCTGCGCAGCAAGCCTTTCCGTTGCAATACCTCCTCGCCGCATTTTTCATCATTTTCATAGTGGGAATGAAGGATGATATCGTTGGATTATCACCTGTAAAGAAACTGATCGGCCAGCTGGTAGCCGCTTTTGCTATTATATATCTCGGTAATCTCCAGATCCAGAGCATGTATGGCTTCTTCGGTATCGGCCAGTTGCCCTATCACTTCAGTCTGTTGCTGACCTACTTCACGTTCATCGTGGTGATCAATGCCTTCAACCTGATAGATGGTGTGGACGGGCTTGCGGGTAGCATCGGCATGCTGGTGTCCGCTGTGCTGGGTGCTTACTTCCTGTACGCGAACGAGTTGTTGTATGCCGTGATGGGCTTTTCCATGGCTGCGGGCCTGGCGGCATTCCTGATCTTTAATATCACCCCTGCGAAGATATTTATGGGCGATACCGGTTCCCTGCTGGTGGGACTGGTGAATGCCACACTGATCGTGAAATTCATCGAAGTCGCCGGCAATCCGGCCGGAAAGATGCCGTTACAGGCCGTTCCCGGCATTGCTTTCGCCATCCTGATCGTTCCGCTGTTCGATACCCTGCGGGTATTTGCGATCCGTATGTCCAGGGGCCGCTCTCCTTTCACGGCGGACCGCCATCATATTCATCATTATATGCTGGCACTGGGGCTTAGCCATCGCCAGACCACCCTGGTAGCGGTATTATTCAACATCGGCTTTATAGGGATGGCCTATTCCCTGCAATATATCGGCAGTACTTACCTGCTTCTCCTTGTGGGCAGCACTGCTTTTGTGCTGACCAGTGTTCTTTTCGTTCTGAAAAGGAAAAAGGAAACCGCCAGAACCACGATTATTGTGGCAGAACCGGTGGAAGTTCCGCAAACCATTACCAAGCCAAAGATACTGCGTATGAACCCCGAAGGGGTGTTGCAGGACAAATGA
- the rbfA gene encoding 30S ribosome-binding factor RbfA gives MQETKRQKQVGQLVQQELSDIFLRMGFNVTEGGMISISSVKMTPDLLEARVYLSMFQIRSPEEMLGRMKEKMGEIRRELGNRVAKQLRRVPELVFFLDDTLDQVFKMEELFKKINEEKNRES, from the coding sequence ATGCAAGAAACAAAAAGGCAAAAGCAGGTAGGGCAGCTGGTGCAGCAGGAGTTGAGCGATATATTCCTGCGCATGGGCTTCAATGTTACGGAGGGCGGCATGATCTCCATCTCGTCCGTGAAGATGACGCCGGACCTGCTGGAAGCGCGTGTGTACCTCAGCATGTTCCAGATCAGATCACCCGAGGAAATGCTGGGACGTATGAAAGAAAAGATGGGCGAGATCAGGCGGGAACTGGGCAACCGTGTGGCCAAACAGCTGCGCAGGGTGCCTGAACTGGTTTTCTTCCTGGATGATACGCTGGACCAGGTGTTCAAAATGGAAGAGTTGTTCAAGAAGATCAACGAAGAGAAAAACCGGGAATCATAA
- a CDS encoding ScpA family protein, with the protein MSSEQDIYKIKLPQFEGPFDLLLFFIERDELDIYNIPINNLTKDFLDYIHHLETLNIELASEFILFISTLMRIKAKMLLPRKEVDEAGNEIDPRQELVDKILEYKRYKQAAAELAEQEAERMLLAKRGNIAKELAIIGEATSEGSEVQTLTLFKLTKTFEKVMQRVKERTNKPQHVVYKYDYTMEGSREYMMDLARSERTMAFEKIFDHCKDRVHAIFLFLGMLELVQAKYLSIMVGDGRNNFIIEYVDPSERPEDAPVVFED; encoded by the coding sequence ATGAGTTCCGAACAAGATATATACAAGATCAAGCTGCCCCAGTTCGAGGGGCCGTTCGACCTGTTGCTGTTCTTTATCGAGCGGGATGAGCTGGATATTTATAATATTCCCATCAATAACCTGACGAAAGACTTCCTGGACTACATACACCATCTGGAAACGCTGAACATTGAACTGGCCAGCGAATTCATCCTTTTCATTTCCACCCTCATGCGCATCAAAGCCAAAATGCTGCTGCCGCGAAAGGAAGTGGATGAAGCCGGGAACGAGATCGATCCCCGGCAGGAACTGGTGGACAAGATACTGGAATACAAGCGCTACAAACAGGCCGCGGCAGAGCTCGCCGAGCAGGAAGCCGAGCGCATGCTGCTGGCCAAACGCGGTAATATCGCCAAGGAACTGGCCATCATCGGGGAGGCCACCAGCGAAGGTTCCGAAGTGCAGACACTGACGCTTTTCAAGCTGACCAAAACCTTCGAAAAGGTGATGCAGCGCGTAAAGGAACGGACCAACAAGCCCCAGCACGTGGTGTACAAGTACGATTATACCATGGAAGGCTCCCGTGAATACATGATGGACCTGGCGAGGTCTGAACGCACAATGGCCTTTGAAAAGATATTCGATCATTGCAAGGACCGCGTGCATGCCATTTTCCTCTTCCTCGGCATGCTGGAGCTGGTACAGGCCAAATACCTGAGCATTATGGTGGGGGATGGCCGCAACAATTTCATCATTGAATACGTAGATCCTTCGGAAAGACCGGAGGATGCTCCTGTTGTTTTTGAAGATTGA
- a CDS encoding YceI family protein, with protein sequence MATWKIDPAHSEIEFKVKHLMITNVTGHFGEYSATLESGKDDFSDAVISFEADVNSISTKNQQRDEHLKSADFFDSAKYPKITFSSTEVKKKDAENFVLTGDLTIRDVTRPVELEVEYTGTLVDPYGQTKAGFELKGKINRKDFGLTWSATTEAGGLVLSDDVRLVLAVQMVKQA encoded by the coding sequence ATGGCAACCTGGAAAATTGATCCCGCGCACAGCGAGATCGAATTCAAAGTAAAACACCTGATGATCACCAATGTGACCGGTCACTTCGGGGAATACAGCGCTACACTGGAAAGCGGAAAAGATGATTTCAGCGATGCAGTCATCAGCTTCGAAGCCGATGTGAACAGCATCAGCACCAAGAACCAGCAGCGTGACGAGCATCTGAAAAGTGCAGATTTTTTTGATAGCGCCAAATATCCGAAGATCACCTTTTCTTCAACGGAAGTGAAGAAGAAGGATGCAGAGAATTTTGTACTGACCGGAGACCTCACCATCCGCGATGTAACCCGTCCCGTGGAGCTGGAGGTGGAATATACCGGTACGCTGGTGGACCCTTATGGTCAGACCAAGGCTGGTTTTGAGCTGAAAGGAAAGATCAACAGGAAAGATTTCGGCCTTACCTGGTCCGCTACCACAGAAGCCGGCGGATTGGTACTGAGCGACGATGTTCGCCTTGTACTGGCCGTACAGATGGTTAAACAGGCATAA
- a CDS encoding PPK2 family polyphosphate kinase, with protein MPTVKLSEIATGAPKKVSKEAAETAMKKILDELDELQNLLYAEHKHSLLVVLQGMDAAGKDGAIRDVFGQLNPMGVKVQPFKAPTERETDHDFLWRIHLHAPPKGVIQVFNRSHYEDVLVQRVHKWVDEKTIRKRMDAINDFEKLLTVHNNTHILKFYLHVSQKEQAQRLEERTKDPRKMWKYNEKDLAEAKLYKTYWKAYEDVFKHCGKVPWHIIPADDNWFKEFLIAKTVRDTLKSLKMKYPRLPEAKK; from the coding sequence ATGCCTACTGTTAAACTCTCGGAGATCGCCACCGGCGCTCCCAAAAAAGTATCAAAGGAAGCCGCTGAAACGGCGATGAAAAAGATACTTGATGAACTGGACGAACTACAAAATCTCCTGTATGCTGAACATAAACACAGTTTATTGGTTGTATTACAGGGAATGGATGCCGCCGGAAAAGACGGGGCTATCAGGGATGTTTTTGGCCAGCTTAACCCGATGGGCGTAAAAGTTCAGCCTTTCAAGGCGCCCACGGAAAGGGAAACCGACCATGATTTTCTCTGGCGTATTCACCTTCATGCACCCCCGAAAGGGGTGATCCAGGTATTCAACCGATCCCATTATGAGGATGTATTGGTACAAAGAGTGCATAAATGGGTGGATGAAAAGACGATCCGGAAGCGAATGGACGCCATCAATGATTTCGAAAAGCTGCTCACCGTCCATAACAACACGCATATCCTGAAATTCTATTTGCACGTATCTCAAAAGGAGCAGGCGCAGCGGCTTGAGGAACGGACCAAAGACCCGCGGAAGATGTGGAAGTACAACGAGAAGGACCTTGCGGAAGCGAAGCTGTATAAAACATACTGGAAGGCGTATGAAGATGTGTTCAAACATTGCGGGAAAGTGCCCTGGCATATCATCCCGGCGGATGACAACTGGTTCAAGGAATTCCTGATCGCAAAAACGGTTAGGGATACACTGAAATCCCTGAAAATGAAGTACCCCCGTCTTCCGGAAGCCAAAAAATAA
- a CDS encoding transketolase — protein MPELKDIASQIRRDIVRMVHAVQSGHPGGSLGCTDYFTALFFKVMQHHPQPFDMDGKDQDVFFLSNGHISPVFYSALARSGYFPIEELATFRKIDSRLQGHPTTHEHLPGVRVASGSLGQGLSVALGAALAKKLNKDTRLVYSLHGDGELDEGQNWEAIMFAAHHKVDNLIATVDYNGQQIDGPTSKVMDLGDLNAKFTAFGWKVLTMNGNDMDEVIATLEKAQGLTGKGQPIVILMKTEMGKGVDFMEGSHEWHGIAPNNEQLAKALAQLPETLGDY, from the coding sequence ATGCCAGAACTGAAAGATATTGCCTCCCAGATACGGCGGGACATAGTACGGATGGTACATGCAGTACAAAGCGGGCATCCCGGAGGTTCCCTCGGTTGCACCGATTATTTTACGGCCCTGTTCTTCAAGGTGATGCAGCATCATCCGCAGCCTTTTGATATGGACGGGAAAGACCAGGACGTTTTTTTCCTGTCCAATGGGCACATTTCCCCTGTCTTCTACAGTGCGCTGGCTCGTTCCGGCTATTTCCCCATTGAGGAGCTGGCCACCTTCCGCAAGATCGACTCCCGCCTTCAGGGCCACCCCACCACGCATGAACACCTGCCCGGCGTTCGCGTTGCCAGCGGTTCCCTGGGACAAGGCCTCAGCGTTGCGCTCGGTGCGGCGCTGGCCAAGAAGCTGAACAAGGATACCCGGCTGGTTTACTCCCTGCATGGGGACGGTGAGCTGGACGAAGGGCAGAACTGGGAAGCGATCATGTTCGCGGCACATCATAAAGTAGACAACCTCATTGCCACCGTGGATTACAACGGCCAGCAGATCGACGGGCCTACCAGCAAGGTGATGGACCTGGGCGACCTCAATGCCAAATTCACGGCCTTCGGCTGGAAAGTATTGACCATGAATGGAAATGATATGGACGAAGTGATCGCCACACTGGAAAAAGCCCAGGGGCTCACCGGCAAAGGCCAGCCCATCGTTATCCTCATGAAAACGGAAATGGGCAAAGGCGTGGATTTCATGGAGGGCTCACACGAATGGCACGGCATCGCTCCGAATAACGAGCAACTGGCCAAAGCCCTGGCACAACTGCCCGAGACTTTAGGAGATTACTGA
- a CDS encoding helix-turn-helix domain-containing protein encodes MAEKKEQIEIISLPEYAHGTHEDTDFSVSTLCGLGEGFFEHQSAPHRHDFYTIFWIKKGQLTHTIDTVTHVVKRNTLFFLAPGQVHQMNFSEKVDGYMIAFHDSMMCPNEQSRMVHVRKGLFVNDRFSSVIQINDANDEKELEWMVQRMIRETADKLPNYEVVFQNLLQYFLVIASRHAEKAVQVIPEYHAKHNSALFLNFKSLIEEKFTALKNVSDYAALLHVKPVLLNEISKQLSGITAGEHIRNRVILEAQRYLYNTDLTAKEIAYKLGFEDPHYFSRFFKKYTNQSPSGFKELAKV; translated from the coding sequence ATGGCAGAAAAAAAAGAACAGATCGAGATAATTTCCCTGCCGGAATACGCGCATGGAACACATGAGGATACAGATTTCAGTGTATCTACCCTCTGCGGGCTGGGGGAAGGATTCTTTGAGCATCAGTCCGCCCCGCACCGCCATGATTTCTACACCATTTTCTGGATCAAAAAAGGTCAGCTGACCCATACCATCGATACCGTCACACATGTGGTGAAGCGCAATACCCTGTTTTTCCTCGCGCCCGGCCAGGTACACCAGATGAACTTTTCGGAAAAAGTGGATGGATACATGATCGCATTCCACGATTCCATGATGTGCCCGAACGAACAATCCCGGATGGTACATGTCAGAAAAGGGCTTTTCGTGAACGACCGGTTCAGTTCCGTTATCCAGATCAATGATGCCAATGACGAAAAGGAACTGGAATGGATGGTGCAACGCATGATCAGGGAAACAGCGGACAAGCTGCCCAACTATGAAGTGGTGTTCCAGAACCTCCTGCAATATTTCCTCGTGATCGCTTCCCGCCATGCGGAAAAAGCGGTACAGGTCATCCCCGAATATCATGCAAAGCATAACAGCGCGCTCTTTCTCAACTTCAAATCGCTGATAGAGGAGAAATTCACAGCGCTGAAGAACGTATCCGACTATGCAGCGCTGCTGCATGTAAAACCTGTGCTGCTGAACGAGATCAGCAAACAGCTGTCCGGCATCACCGCAGGGGAGCATATCCGCAACCGTGTGATCCTCGAAGCGCAGCGGTACCTCTACAACACTGATCTTACCGCCAAGGAGATCGCTTACAAGCTCGGTTTTGAAGATCCCCATTACTTCAGCCGCTTCTTTAAAAAATATACGAACCAGTCCCCTTCCGGCTTCAAGGAGCTTGCAAAGGTGTAA
- a CDS encoding DUF3078 domain-containing protein, which yields MKKICLFLSLCALSFYSAQAQDDSMKKLREEAAKKIQNKEIDSGKHWIRGATFGLTFNQGSLTNWAAGGDKLSLSLLGTLNLMANYKKGRHSWDNNLDLAYGYVNTTSLGSRKNDDRIDLTSKYGYEIGKNFYLSGLFNLRTQFDKGYLYPADTTPELISRFFSPAFIVLSPGIDFMPNKEFSLFVSPITARWVLMMDDSLSAKGAYGVDTGKHVKSEFGAYLSATWNKNITKNINYRSKLELFSNYKHNPGNVDVFWTNMITLKVNKLISANVSVDMIYDDDVRVFENSKTGVLGPRLQVKQTIGVGLTAKF from the coding sequence ATGAAGAAGATCTGTTTGTTCCTTTCTTTGTGCGCGCTTTCTTTTTATTCGGCACAGGCACAGGATGACAGCATGAAAAAACTGCGGGAGGAAGCTGCCAAGAAAATCCAGAACAAGGAAATCGACAGCGGCAAGCACTGGATAAGAGGAGCCACCTTTGGCCTTACATTCAATCAGGGCTCCCTGACCAACTGGGCCGCAGGTGGAGACAAGCTGTCCCTTTCATTGCTCGGTACCCTCAATCTCATGGCCAATTATAAAAAAGGAAGACATTCCTGGGACAATAACCTCGATCTCGCGTATGGCTATGTGAATACCACCAGTCTCGGCAGCCGGAAGAATGACGACCGTATCGACCTTACCTCCAAGTATGGGTACGAAATCGGCAAAAACTTCTATCTGAGCGGGCTTTTCAATCTGCGCACGCAATTCGACAAAGGATATCTCTATCCCGCGGATACCACACCGGAGCTGATCTCCCGGTTTTTCTCCCCGGCGTTCATCGTGCTTTCGCCGGGTATAGACTTTATGCCGAACAAGGAGTTTTCACTGTTCGTATCCCCGATTACCGCCCGCTGGGTGTTGATGATGGACGATTCCCTTTCTGCCAAAGGCGCTTATGGCGTGGATACCGGCAAACATGTTAAAAGTGAATTCGGCGCTTACCTGTCCGCTACCTGGAATAAGAACATCACCAAAAACATTAATTACCGCTCCAAACTGGAGCTCTTCTCCAATTACAAACACAATCCCGGCAATGTGGACGTGTTCTGGACCAATATGATCACCCTCAAGGTCAACAAGCTGATCTCCGCCAATGTGAGCGTAGATATGATCTATGATGACGATGTGAGGGTATTCGAGAACAGCAAGACCGGGGTGCTGGGGCCACGGCTGCAGGTCAAGCAGACCATCGGGGTAGGGCTAACCGCCAAATTCTGA
- the mscL gene encoding large-conductance mechanosensitive channel protein MscL has protein sequence MSFFSEFKTFAMKGNVIDLAVGVVIGAAFGNIVKSLVDAIIMPLVGILLNGVDFKEKMIKVGAAEVKYGLFIQATLEFIIVALAIFFVVRTINRLKKKEEPAPPAGPTVEQQLLMDIREELRKK, from the coding sequence ATGTCTTTTTTCAGCGAGTTTAAAACCTTTGCCATGAAAGGCAATGTAATTGATCTGGCCGTAGGCGTTGTTATCGGCGCAGCATTTGGCAATATCGTAAAATCCCTGGTGGACGCGATCATCATGCCGCTGGTAGGTATTCTGCTGAATGGTGTCGATTTTAAGGAAAAGATGATCAAGGTCGGTGCGGCTGAAGTCAAATACGGCCTGTTCATACAGGCGACGCTGGAATTTATCATTGTAGCCCTGGCCATCTTTTTTGTGGTAAGGACCATCAACAGGCTCAAGAAAAAAGAAGAACCGGCCCCTCCCGCAGGCCCTACTGTGGAACAGCAACTGCTGATGGACATCAGGGAAGAACTTAGAAAAAAATAA
- a CDS encoding ABC transporter permease, with protein sequence MIWQFALRYFRARKSTSAINIIAWVSVAAIAVGTAALITVLSVFNGFTGLVKSLYSSFYPALKVMPSSGKTILLTDAQLKEIAAVPGVAHFSQSIEEKAVLRYGEDQTIAVLKGVDRQFVQVAGVQDKIVRGEFDLGQENGFSAVLGIGIETALGVDVEHSFVPVNVYMPKRDAGISFNAAMPEQSLNSGVIYPVGTFAIQQEFDSKYVLTDIGFLRNLMNLRPGEMSSLEISLQPGASEKRAKRSIQALLGDEAKVLTRVEQNATIYNVMQTEKWVVYVFLSFILVIAAFNMIGSLSMLVIEKQKDITILKAMGGRNSLIQRIFLGEGLIIAGAGSVLGFTIAITICLLQQRFGLVKLGGGSFLIDAFPVEMHWEDFVLVIVTILVIGVLASWYPASRAAKQEITLKAM encoded by the coding sequence ATGATCTGGCAATTCGCTTTACGTTATTTCCGTGCCCGCAAGTCCACCAGCGCCATCAATATCATTGCATGGGTGAGCGTTGCGGCCATTGCCGTCGGCACGGCTGCGCTGATCACCGTGCTGAGTGTCTTCAACGGATTCACCGGCCTGGTGAAATCCCTGTATTCTTCTTTTTACCCTGCGCTGAAAGTGATGCCTTCCAGCGGCAAGACCATCCTGCTGACCGATGCGCAACTGAAAGAGATCGCTGCCGTACCGGGTGTAGCGCATTTCTCCCAATCCATAGAAGAGAAAGCTGTGCTGCGTTATGGAGAAGATCAGACGATAGCTGTGCTGAAAGGGGTGGACCGGCAATTCGTTCAGGTTGCGGGAGTGCAGGACAAGATCGTGCGTGGAGAGTTTGACCTGGGGCAGGAGAACGGGTTCAGTGCAGTACTGGGTATAGGTATTGAAACGGCGCTTGGGGTGGATGTAGAGCATAGCTTTGTGCCGGTGAACGTGTACATGCCCAAAAGGGACGCCGGCATCTCTTTCAATGCGGCCATGCCGGAGCAGTCGCTGAACAGTGGTGTGATCTATCCTGTAGGCACATTTGCCATCCAGCAGGAGTTTGACAGCAAATACGTGTTGACGGATATCGGCTTTCTCCGTAACCTGATGAACCTCCGCCCCGGGGAAATGTCTTCCCTGGAGATCTCGCTGCAGCCGGGTGCTTCGGAGAAACGGGCGAAAAGGAGCATACAGGCGTTGCTTGGAGATGAGGCTAAAGTGCTGACCCGGGTAGAGCAGAATGCCACCATTTACAATGTGATGCAAACGGAGAAATGGGTAGTGTATGTATTCCTCAGCTTCATCCTGGTGATCGCGGCGTTTAACATGATCGGTTCCCTGTCCATGCTCGTCATAGAAAAGCAGAAAGATATTACCATTCTCAAGGCGATGGGCGGACGCAACAGTCTTATTCAGCGGATATTCCTTGGGGAAGGCCTGATCATTGCCGGTGCCGGCAGTGTACTGGGTTTCACCATAGCCATTACGATCTGCCTGTTGCAGCAGCGCTTCGGGCTGGTCAAACTGGGGGGCGGCTCATTCCTGATAGATGCTTTCCCGGTGGAAATGCATTGGGAGGATTTTGTGCTGGTGATCGTAACGATCCTGGTCATTGGTGTGCTGGCAAGCTGGTATCCGGCCAGCCGTGCGGCAAAACAGGAAATCACGCTCAAGGCGATGTGA
- the frr gene encoding ribosome recycling factor — protein MQDDLNLILEDAQDSMQKAISHLEAELTKIRAGKANPVILDGITVDYYGAPTALNQVANVSVADARTLTIQPWEKNMLQPIERAIIASNIGLNPQNDGQIIRLFLPPLTEERRKELVKKVNAEGEQAKVAVRNIRRDAIEAIKKLQKDGLSEDTAKDAEADVQELTDKYIVAVDKHCAQKDKEIMAI, from the coding sequence ATGCAAGACGATCTAAATTTAATTCTGGAGGATGCGCAGGATTCCATGCAGAAAGCTATTTCCCACCTGGAAGCAGAGCTCACCAAAATTAGGGCCGGCAAGGCAAATCCTGTTATATTGGATGGTATCACAGTAGACTATTACGGAGCGCCTACAGCATTGAACCAGGTTGCCAACGTTAGCGTAGCAGATGCGCGTACGCTTACGATCCAGCCCTGGGAGAAGAACATGCTGCAACCCATTGAACGTGCGATCATCGCATCGAATATCGGGCTTAATCCACAGAATGACGGCCAGATCATCCGCCTTTTCCTGCCGCCGTTGACAGAGGAACGCCGGAAAGAACTGGTGAAAAAGGTAAATGCAGAGGGGGAACAAGCCAAGGTAGCAGTACGGAATATCCGGCGCGATGCGATCGAAGCCATCAAAAAACTGCAGAAAGACGGCCTGAGCGAAGATACTGCCAAGGATGCCGAGGCAGATGTACAGGAGCTAACCGATAAATATATTGTTGCGGTGGACAAACATTGCGCCCAGAAGGATAAAGAGATCATGGCTATCTGA
- a CDS encoding DMT family transporter, protein MDHRLLNWGIFLLLSLTWGSSFILMKLGLEAFNPYQVASIRLISGGLAMLPFFFRFIRQTPKNKLPVIILSGLLGNGIPAYLFCIAETRIDSSLAGMLNSFTPVFALLFGLMIFRAPVTRRQLTGLAIGLAGVICLFLAKGIHTNAYWYYGFFVLLATACYGLNIAIVHHHLKGFASLQLVSVSLFFMAVFALPVLLSGDFFTVFGQSDKAWMSLGASMVLGIMGTGIASMLFYQLIKSAGAIFASMVTYGLPVVAIGWGLLAGELVNMLQVLCLVLIMGGVYLVNRK, encoded by the coding sequence ATGGACCATCGCTTGCTGAACTGGGGAATCTTCCTGTTGCTCTCCCTTACCTGGGGCAGTTCGTTTATATTGATGAAGCTTGGGCTGGAGGCCTTCAACCCTTACCAGGTAGCCAGCATCCGGCTGATATCCGGCGGGCTGGCCATGCTTCCTTTCTTTTTCCGGTTCATCCGGCAGACCCCTAAAAACAAGCTCCCTGTCATTATTCTTTCGGGGCTCCTGGGGAACGGGATACCCGCTTATCTCTTTTGCATCGCGGAAACGAGGATAGACAGCTCACTGGCGGGCATGCTCAATTCTTTTACGCCGGTATTTGCGCTGCTGTTCGGGCTGATGATCTTCCGTGCGCCGGTGACGCGGCGGCAACTGACCGGTCTGGCCATTGGTCTTGCCGGCGTGATCTGTCTTTTCCTGGCCAAAGGCATTCATACGAACGCCTACTGGTACTACGGCTTCTTCGTGTTACTGGCCACGGCGTGCTACGGGCTCAATATCGCCATTGTGCATCATCATCTGAAAGGCTTTGCCTCCCTGCAACTGGTGTCTGTTTCTTTGTTCTTTATGGCGGTATTCGCGCTGCCGGTATTGCTTTCCGGTGATTTCTTCACTGTTTTCGGGCAGTCGGACAAAGCCTGGATGAGCCTCGGCGCCAGTATGGTACTGGGTATCATGGGTACGGGGATCGCATCCATGCTCTTTTACCAGCTGATCAAGTCCGCAGGCGCTATATTCGCGTCAATGGTCACTTATGGCCTTCCGGTGGTAGCCATCGGCTGGGGGCTGCTGGCCGGGGAACTGGTCAACATGCTGCAGGTGCTTTGCCTGGTACTGATCATGGGCGGAGTGTACCTGGTGAACCGCAAATAA